The genome window TGTGTCGAAATCTGATTAAAGGTTTAGTATATAGTATGGCGGAAGTCTCGGGCAGGGGAAAAAATGAAAACTTTAACCAAAGCATCGCGCGATATTGCTGTACTTACTTCTCAGGACGTGGCAGAATTGGCTGTCCGTTTGGAAGTTGACGATTATACAGATCCTTTTGAGGGATTGAATGATTGGCATTTGTTGCGATCGCTTGCCTTTCAGCGGCCGGAGCTGGTTGAACCTTATCTCCACCTTCTGGATATGGAAGCCTACGACGAAGCATAGACTGAAAAATCTAGCTTAAAATTTTCGACGGAATTGAGGAAGAAGTTAGCAGCATATTTTGTTGCAGATTAAACAGATGAGTGAGGGATTTTAGTCTGTTTTTATCTTAATTTCTTTCTTGATTCT of Oscillatoria nigro-viridis PCC 7112 contains these proteins:
- the isiD gene encoding protein IsiD; the encoded protein is MKTLTKASRDIAVLTSQDVAELAVRLEVDDYTDPFEGLNDWHLLRSLAFQRPELVEPYLHLLDMEAYDEA